In Sciurus carolinensis chromosome 17, mSciCar1.2, whole genome shotgun sequence, one genomic interval encodes:
- the Vill gene encoding villin-like protein isoform X2, whose amino-acid sequence MDNSKGLPAIDSHRDLHIWIIQNLKMVPVPEKAYGNFFEKHCYIILHVPQSPKATQEASSDLHYWIGKEAGAEAQAAAGTFVQRLQEELGDWTVQHREVQGHESDCFHSYFHPGVIYRKGGLASDLKHVETNMYNIQRLLHIKARKHVSATEVELSWNSFNKGDIFLLDLGMVMIQWNGSKISISEKSRGLLLTCSIRDRERGGRAQISVVDEQVEATDLMHIMEAVLGRRVGSLHAAVPSKSINQLQKANVRLYHVYEKGKDLVIQELATRPLTQDLLQEEDCYILDQGGFKIYLWQGRMSNLEEKKAAFSRAVGFIQAKGYPTYTSVEVVNDGAESAAFKQIFRTWSRERGRKKLHGTGKSIQVKLDVGKLHSQPELAAQLRMVDDGSGKVEVWCIQDSCRQPVDSKQHGQLCSNSCYLVLYTYQKLGRSQYILYLWQGHQATAEETKALNCNAEELDHMYQGALVREYVTMGSEPPHFLAIFQGQLVVFQGSTEHNRKGQPASGPRLFHVQGSDSCDTRTMEVPARASSLNSSDVFLLVTAGVCYLWFGKGCNGDQREMARTVATFISINDKEMVLEGQEPPNFWEALGGRAPYPSSKRLPEEAASSQPRLFECCRQAGCLVLTEVVFFSQGDLDKYDIMLLDTWQEIFLWLGAAASERKEAVAWGQEYLKTHPAGRSLATPIVLVNQGHEPPTFTGWFSTWDPYKWSNNQPYEEVVEGGISCLGADSAISGITAPEAPLWTGSQQFPAIPVARCQQGRSISPASRQRHPGHLGDGVGAQGRRQECRPRHRRQQQQQQQRQLGRQWEPAPRTAEFYLSDADFRDIFGTSKKEFYSMAKWKQQQEKKRLGFF is encoded by the exons ATGGACAACAGCAAAGGCCTCCCAGCCATCGACAGCCACAGAGACCTCCACATATGGATCATTCAG AACCTGAAGATGGTTCCAGTACCTGAGAAGGCTTATGGGAActtctttgagaaacactgttATATCATCCTCCAC GTCCCCCAGAGCCCAAAGGCCACACAGGAGGCATCCAGTGACCTGCACTACTGGATCGGGAAGGAGGCAGGTGCTGAGGCTCAGGCAGCTGCAGGCACCTTTGTGCAGCGCCTGCAAGAAGAGCTAGGGGACTGGACAGTGCAACACCGGGAAGTGCAGGGCCATGAGTCCGACTGTTTCCACAGCTACTTCCACCCCGGAGTCAT CTACAGGAAGGGAGGCCTAGCCTCTGACCTCAAGCATGTGGAGACCAACATGTACAACATCCAGCGACTGCTGCACATCAAAGCGAGGAAGCATGTGTCTGCCACTGAG GTGGAGCTGTCCTGGAACAGCTTTAATAAGGGTGACATCTTCCTGTTGGACCTGGGCATGGTGATGATTCAGTGGAATGGGTCCAAGATCAGCATTTCTGAGAAGTCTCGG GGCCTGCTCCTCACCTGCAGCATCCGGGACAGGGAACGTGGAGGTCGCGCACAGATCAGCGTGGTGGATGAACAAGTTGAAGCCACTGACCTCATGCATATCATGGAGGCTGTGCTGGGTCGTAGAGTGGGCAGTCTGCATGCAGCCGTACCCAGCAAGAGTATTAACCAGCTGCAGAAGGCCAATGTCCGCCTCTACCA TGTCTACGAGAAAGGCAAGGACTTGGTGATACAGGAACTGGCGACCCGCCCCCTGACCCAGGACCTGCTGCAGGAGGAG GATTGCTACATCCTGGACCAGGGTGGCTTCAAGATCTACTTATGGCAGGGACGTATGTCCAACCTTGAGGAGAAAAAGGCTGCCTTCAGCAGGGCTGTG GGCTTCATCCAGGCCAAGGGCTACCCGACCTACACCAGCGTGGAGGTGGTGAACGACGGCGCCGAGTCCGCCGCCTTCAAGCAGATCTTCCGAACGTGGTCTCGCGAGCGGGGCAGGAAAAAACTCCACGGGACCG GTAAATCGATTCAGGTAAAGCTGGACGTGGGCAAGCTGCACAGCCAGCCAGAGCTAGCGGCCCAGCTCAGGATGGTGGACGACGGCTCTGGGAAGGTGGAG GTGTGGTGCATCCAGGACTCATGCAGGCAGCCCGTGGACTCCAAGCAGCATGGACAGTTGTGCTCAAACAGCTGCTACCTTGTCCTCTACACATACCAGAAACTGGGCCGCAGCCAGTACATCCTGTACCTATGGCAG GGCCACCAGGCCACAGCAGAAGAGACCAAGGCCCTGAACTGTAACGCTGAGGAGCTGGACCACATGTACCAGGGAGCTCTGGTACGGGAGTATGTGACAATGGGCAGCGAGCCCCCGCACTTCCTTGCCATCTTCCAGGGTCAGCTGGTGGTCTTCCAG GGGAGCACTGAGCACAACAGGAAGGGGCAGCCAGCCTCTGGCCCCAGGCTCTTCCACGTGCAAGGCTCTGACAGCTGCGACACCAGGACCATGGAGGTGCCGGCTCGAGCCTCATCCCTCAACTCCAGTGATGTCTTCTTGCTGGTCACGGCCGGGGTCTGCTACCTCTGGTTTGGGAAG GGCTGTAATGGTGACCAGCGTGAGATGGCTCGGACGGTGGCCACTTTCATTTCCATCAATGACAAGGAAATGGTGCTGGAGGGTCAGGAGCCTCCAAACTTCTGGGAGGCCCTGGGGGGCCGGGCCCCCTATCCTAGCAGCAAGAG GCTCCCCGAGGAGGCCGCCAGCTCCCAGCCACGATTGTTTGAGTGCTGCCGCCAGGCGGGCTGCTTGGTCCTCACGGAAGTGGTGTTCTTCAGTCAAGGGGATCTGGACAAGTATGACATCATGTTACTGGACACCTGGCAGGAG ATATTCCTGTGGCTTGGTGCTGCTGCCAGTGAGCGGAAGGAGGCGGTGGCCTGGGGCCAGGAGTACCTGAAGACCCATCCAGCAGGGAGAAGCCTGGCCACTCCCATTGTGCTGGTCAATCAAGGCCATGAGCCTCCCACTTTCACCGGATGGTTCTCCACCTGGGACCCCTACAAGTGGTCG AACAACCAGCCCTATGAGGAGGTGGTGGAGGGTGGGATCTCCTGCTTGGGAGCAGACTCTGCCATCTCTGGGATAACAGCA CCCGAGGCCCCTCTTTGGACAGGAAGTCAACAATTTCCAGCTATCCCAGTGGCCAGGTGTCAGCAGGGCAGGTCCATCAGCCCTGCCAGCCGTCAGAGACACCCAGGACATCTCGGAGATGGAGTTGGGGCCCAGGGTAGGCGGCAGGAGTGCCGGCCTCGGCATCGGcggcagcagcaacagcagcagcagcgtcAGCTTGGCAGACAGTGGGAGCCTGCCCCCAGAACGGCTGAG TTCTATCTCTCAGACGCTGACTTCCGAGACATCTTTGGGACGTCCAAGAAGGAGTTCTACAGCATGGCCAAGTGGAAGCAGCAGCAGGAGAAAAAGAGACTGGGCTTCTTCTGA
- the Vill gene encoding villin-like protein isoform X1: MDNSKGLPAIDSHRDLHIWIIQNLKMVPVPEKAYGNFFEKHCYIILHVPQSPKATQEASSDLHYWIGKEAGAEAQAAAGTFVQRLQEELGDWTVQHREVQGHESDCFHSYFHPGVIYRKGGLASDLKHVETNMYNIQRLLHIKARKHVSATEVELSWNSFNKGDIFLLDLGMVMIQWNGSKISISEKSRGLLLTCSIRDRERGGRAQISVVDEQVEATDLMHIMEAVLGRRVGSLHAAVPSKSINQLQKANVRLYHVYEKGKDLVIQELATRPLTQDLLQEEDCYILDQGGFKIYLWQGRMSNLEEKKAAFSRAVGFIQAKGYPTYTSVEVVNDGAESAAFKQIFRTWSRERGRKKLHGTGKSIQVKLDVGKLHSQPELAAQLRMVDDGSGKVEVWCIQDSCRQPVDSKQHGQLCSNSCYLVLYTYQKLGRSQYILYLWQGHQATAEETKALNCNAEELDHMYQGALVREYVTMGSEPPHFLAIFQGQLVVFQGSTEHNRKGQPASGPRLFHVQGSDSCDTRTMEVPARASSLNSSDVFLLVTAGVCYLWFGKGCNGDQREMARTVATFISINDKEMVLEGQEPPNFWEALGGRAPYPSSKRLPEEAASSQPRLFECCRQAGCLVLTEVVFFSQGDLDKYDIMLLDTWQEIFLWLGAAASERKEAVAWGQEYLKTHPAGRSLATPIVLVNQGHEPPTFTGWFSTWDPYKWSNNQPYEEVVEGGISCLGADSAISGITAEVNNFQLSQWPGVSRAGPSALPAVRDTQDISEMELGPRVGGRSAGLGIGGSSNSSSSVSLADSGSLPPERLRYQAAENLPQGVDPTRKEFYLSDADFRDIFGTSKKEFYSMAKWKQQQEKKRLGFF; the protein is encoded by the exons ATGGACAACAGCAAAGGCCTCCCAGCCATCGACAGCCACAGAGACCTCCACATATGGATCATTCAG AACCTGAAGATGGTTCCAGTACCTGAGAAGGCTTATGGGAActtctttgagaaacactgttATATCATCCTCCAC GTCCCCCAGAGCCCAAAGGCCACACAGGAGGCATCCAGTGACCTGCACTACTGGATCGGGAAGGAGGCAGGTGCTGAGGCTCAGGCAGCTGCAGGCACCTTTGTGCAGCGCCTGCAAGAAGAGCTAGGGGACTGGACAGTGCAACACCGGGAAGTGCAGGGCCATGAGTCCGACTGTTTCCACAGCTACTTCCACCCCGGAGTCAT CTACAGGAAGGGAGGCCTAGCCTCTGACCTCAAGCATGTGGAGACCAACATGTACAACATCCAGCGACTGCTGCACATCAAAGCGAGGAAGCATGTGTCTGCCACTGAG GTGGAGCTGTCCTGGAACAGCTTTAATAAGGGTGACATCTTCCTGTTGGACCTGGGCATGGTGATGATTCAGTGGAATGGGTCCAAGATCAGCATTTCTGAGAAGTCTCGG GGCCTGCTCCTCACCTGCAGCATCCGGGACAGGGAACGTGGAGGTCGCGCACAGATCAGCGTGGTGGATGAACAAGTTGAAGCCACTGACCTCATGCATATCATGGAGGCTGTGCTGGGTCGTAGAGTGGGCAGTCTGCATGCAGCCGTACCCAGCAAGAGTATTAACCAGCTGCAGAAGGCCAATGTCCGCCTCTACCA TGTCTACGAGAAAGGCAAGGACTTGGTGATACAGGAACTGGCGACCCGCCCCCTGACCCAGGACCTGCTGCAGGAGGAG GATTGCTACATCCTGGACCAGGGTGGCTTCAAGATCTACTTATGGCAGGGACGTATGTCCAACCTTGAGGAGAAAAAGGCTGCCTTCAGCAGGGCTGTG GGCTTCATCCAGGCCAAGGGCTACCCGACCTACACCAGCGTGGAGGTGGTGAACGACGGCGCCGAGTCCGCCGCCTTCAAGCAGATCTTCCGAACGTGGTCTCGCGAGCGGGGCAGGAAAAAACTCCACGGGACCG GTAAATCGATTCAGGTAAAGCTGGACGTGGGCAAGCTGCACAGCCAGCCAGAGCTAGCGGCCCAGCTCAGGATGGTGGACGACGGCTCTGGGAAGGTGGAG GTGTGGTGCATCCAGGACTCATGCAGGCAGCCCGTGGACTCCAAGCAGCATGGACAGTTGTGCTCAAACAGCTGCTACCTTGTCCTCTACACATACCAGAAACTGGGCCGCAGCCAGTACATCCTGTACCTATGGCAG GGCCACCAGGCCACAGCAGAAGAGACCAAGGCCCTGAACTGTAACGCTGAGGAGCTGGACCACATGTACCAGGGAGCTCTGGTACGGGAGTATGTGACAATGGGCAGCGAGCCCCCGCACTTCCTTGCCATCTTCCAGGGTCAGCTGGTGGTCTTCCAG GGGAGCACTGAGCACAACAGGAAGGGGCAGCCAGCCTCTGGCCCCAGGCTCTTCCACGTGCAAGGCTCTGACAGCTGCGACACCAGGACCATGGAGGTGCCGGCTCGAGCCTCATCCCTCAACTCCAGTGATGTCTTCTTGCTGGTCACGGCCGGGGTCTGCTACCTCTGGTTTGGGAAG GGCTGTAATGGTGACCAGCGTGAGATGGCTCGGACGGTGGCCACTTTCATTTCCATCAATGACAAGGAAATGGTGCTGGAGGGTCAGGAGCCTCCAAACTTCTGGGAGGCCCTGGGGGGCCGGGCCCCCTATCCTAGCAGCAAGAG GCTCCCCGAGGAGGCCGCCAGCTCCCAGCCACGATTGTTTGAGTGCTGCCGCCAGGCGGGCTGCTTGGTCCTCACGGAAGTGGTGTTCTTCAGTCAAGGGGATCTGGACAAGTATGACATCATGTTACTGGACACCTGGCAGGAG ATATTCCTGTGGCTTGGTGCTGCTGCCAGTGAGCGGAAGGAGGCGGTGGCCTGGGGCCAGGAGTACCTGAAGACCCATCCAGCAGGGAGAAGCCTGGCCACTCCCATTGTGCTGGTCAATCAAGGCCATGAGCCTCCCACTTTCACCGGATGGTTCTCCACCTGGGACCCCTACAAGTGGTCG AACAACCAGCCCTATGAGGAGGTGGTGGAGGGTGGGATCTCCTGCTTGGGAGCAGACTCTGCCATCTCTGGGATAACAGCA GAAGTCAACAATTTCCAGCTATCCCAGTGGCCAGGTGTCAGCAGGGCAGGTCCATCAGCCCTGCCAGCCGTCAGAGACACCCAGGACATCTCGGAGATGGAGTTGGGGCCCAGGGTAGGCGGCAGGAGTGCCGGCCTCGGCATCGGcggcagcagcaacagcagcagcagcgtcAGCTTGGCAGACAGTGGGAGCCTGCCCCCAGAACGGCTGAGGTACCAGGCCGCTGAGAACCTACCACAGGGTGTGGACCCCACCCGCAAGGAG TTCTATCTCTCAGACGCTGACTTCCGAGACATCTTTGGGACGTCCAAGAAGGAGTTCTACAGCATGGCCAAGTGGAAGCAGCAGCAGGAGAAAAAGAGACTGGGCTTCTTCTGA
- the Vill gene encoding villin-like protein isoform X3, producing the protein MDNSKGLPAIDSHRDLHIWIIQNLKMVPVPEKAYGNFFEKHCYIILHVPQSPKATQEASSDLHYWIGKEAGAEAQAAAGTFVQRLQEELGDWTVQHREVQGHESDCFHSYFHPGVIYRKGGLASDLKHVETNMYNIQRLLHIKARKHVSATEVELSWNSFNKGDIFLLDLGMVMIQWNGSKISISEKSRGLLLTCSIRDRERGGRAQISVVDEQVEATDLMHIMEAVLGRRVGSLHAAVPSKSINQLQKANVRLYHVYEKGKDLVIQELATRPLTQDLLQEEDCYILDQGGFKIYLWQGRMSNLEEKKAAFSRAVGFIQAKGYPTYTSVEVVNDGAESAAFKQIFRTWSRERGRKKLHGTGKSIQVKLDVGKLHSQPELAAQLRMVDDGSGKVEVWCIQDSCRQPVDSKQHGQLCSNSCYLVLYTYQKLGRSQYILYLWQGHQATAEETKALNCNAEELDHMYQGALVREYVTMGSEPPHFLAIFQGQLVVFQGSTEHNRKGQPASGPRLFHVQGSDSCDTRTMEVPARASSLNSSDVFLLVTAGVCYLWFGKGCNGDQREMARTVATFISINDKEMVLEGQEPPNFWEALGGRAPYPSSKRLPEEAASSQPRLFECCRQAGCLVLTEVVFFSQGDLDKYDIMLLDTWQEIFLWLGAAASERKEAVAWGQEYLKTHPAGRSLATPIVLVNQGHEPPTFTGWFSTWDPYKWSNNQPYEEVVEGGISCLGADSAISGITAPEAPLWTGSQQFPAIPVARCQQGRSISPASRQRHPGHLGDGVGAQGRRQECRPRHRRQQQQQQQRQLGRQWEPAPRTAEVPGR; encoded by the exons ATGGACAACAGCAAAGGCCTCCCAGCCATCGACAGCCACAGAGACCTCCACATATGGATCATTCAG AACCTGAAGATGGTTCCAGTACCTGAGAAGGCTTATGGGAActtctttgagaaacactgttATATCATCCTCCAC GTCCCCCAGAGCCCAAAGGCCACACAGGAGGCATCCAGTGACCTGCACTACTGGATCGGGAAGGAGGCAGGTGCTGAGGCTCAGGCAGCTGCAGGCACCTTTGTGCAGCGCCTGCAAGAAGAGCTAGGGGACTGGACAGTGCAACACCGGGAAGTGCAGGGCCATGAGTCCGACTGTTTCCACAGCTACTTCCACCCCGGAGTCAT CTACAGGAAGGGAGGCCTAGCCTCTGACCTCAAGCATGTGGAGACCAACATGTACAACATCCAGCGACTGCTGCACATCAAAGCGAGGAAGCATGTGTCTGCCACTGAG GTGGAGCTGTCCTGGAACAGCTTTAATAAGGGTGACATCTTCCTGTTGGACCTGGGCATGGTGATGATTCAGTGGAATGGGTCCAAGATCAGCATTTCTGAGAAGTCTCGG GGCCTGCTCCTCACCTGCAGCATCCGGGACAGGGAACGTGGAGGTCGCGCACAGATCAGCGTGGTGGATGAACAAGTTGAAGCCACTGACCTCATGCATATCATGGAGGCTGTGCTGGGTCGTAGAGTGGGCAGTCTGCATGCAGCCGTACCCAGCAAGAGTATTAACCAGCTGCAGAAGGCCAATGTCCGCCTCTACCA TGTCTACGAGAAAGGCAAGGACTTGGTGATACAGGAACTGGCGACCCGCCCCCTGACCCAGGACCTGCTGCAGGAGGAG GATTGCTACATCCTGGACCAGGGTGGCTTCAAGATCTACTTATGGCAGGGACGTATGTCCAACCTTGAGGAGAAAAAGGCTGCCTTCAGCAGGGCTGTG GGCTTCATCCAGGCCAAGGGCTACCCGACCTACACCAGCGTGGAGGTGGTGAACGACGGCGCCGAGTCCGCCGCCTTCAAGCAGATCTTCCGAACGTGGTCTCGCGAGCGGGGCAGGAAAAAACTCCACGGGACCG GTAAATCGATTCAGGTAAAGCTGGACGTGGGCAAGCTGCACAGCCAGCCAGAGCTAGCGGCCCAGCTCAGGATGGTGGACGACGGCTCTGGGAAGGTGGAG GTGTGGTGCATCCAGGACTCATGCAGGCAGCCCGTGGACTCCAAGCAGCATGGACAGTTGTGCTCAAACAGCTGCTACCTTGTCCTCTACACATACCAGAAACTGGGCCGCAGCCAGTACATCCTGTACCTATGGCAG GGCCACCAGGCCACAGCAGAAGAGACCAAGGCCCTGAACTGTAACGCTGAGGAGCTGGACCACATGTACCAGGGAGCTCTGGTACGGGAGTATGTGACAATGGGCAGCGAGCCCCCGCACTTCCTTGCCATCTTCCAGGGTCAGCTGGTGGTCTTCCAG GGGAGCACTGAGCACAACAGGAAGGGGCAGCCAGCCTCTGGCCCCAGGCTCTTCCACGTGCAAGGCTCTGACAGCTGCGACACCAGGACCATGGAGGTGCCGGCTCGAGCCTCATCCCTCAACTCCAGTGATGTCTTCTTGCTGGTCACGGCCGGGGTCTGCTACCTCTGGTTTGGGAAG GGCTGTAATGGTGACCAGCGTGAGATGGCTCGGACGGTGGCCACTTTCATTTCCATCAATGACAAGGAAATGGTGCTGGAGGGTCAGGAGCCTCCAAACTTCTGGGAGGCCCTGGGGGGCCGGGCCCCCTATCCTAGCAGCAAGAG GCTCCCCGAGGAGGCCGCCAGCTCCCAGCCACGATTGTTTGAGTGCTGCCGCCAGGCGGGCTGCTTGGTCCTCACGGAAGTGGTGTTCTTCAGTCAAGGGGATCTGGACAAGTATGACATCATGTTACTGGACACCTGGCAGGAG ATATTCCTGTGGCTTGGTGCTGCTGCCAGTGAGCGGAAGGAGGCGGTGGCCTGGGGCCAGGAGTACCTGAAGACCCATCCAGCAGGGAGAAGCCTGGCCACTCCCATTGTGCTGGTCAATCAAGGCCATGAGCCTCCCACTTTCACCGGATGGTTCTCCACCTGGGACCCCTACAAGTGGTCG AACAACCAGCCCTATGAGGAGGTGGTGGAGGGTGGGATCTCCTGCTTGGGAGCAGACTCTGCCATCTCTGGGATAACAGCA CCCGAGGCCCCTCTTTGGACAGGAAGTCAACAATTTCCAGCTATCCCAGTGGCCAGGTGTCAGCAGGGCAGGTCCATCAGCCCTGCCAGCCGTCAGAGACACCCAGGACATCTCGGAGATGGAGTTGGGGCCCAGGGTAGGCGGCAGGAGTGCCGGCCTCGGCATCGGcggcagcagcaacagcagcagcagcgtcAGCTTGGCAGACAGTGGGAGCCTGCCCCCAGAACGGCTGAGGTACCAGGCCGCTGA